CCGGGAGAACAGGAACCATCCCAAGAATGTCCCAGTTCCAAACCCGGCTGCGGTTGTCGAGCGTGATCACCCCTTCCATGTTGTCGGGAAGAAAGAGGGTGGCCAGGGTTGCACGGCCCCCGGTAACAGCGCTTCCCAAGCCCATTCCCGGCGACGTGGTTTGCTTGAACTGGGTAATCCGGCCGATGTTCGTCTCAAAATTCAGAACCAGAATCTCGGCGTCCCCGGCTCGCAAACCCCATTGCAATGAAACGTAGGTGTCCTCAAGTCGGGTCTCCCTCCGGTGGCTGAAAGCGTCGAACTCCGTCTGTGTGTCAAGCTGTCCGGGACCGGCGGCTATGTTATGGTCAACGCGAATGTAGCCTCGTCCATAGAAAAGCCCGGCCTTGAAGTCCCCCGCTCTCAAGCTGGGCAGAGATGGCCACGATCCGAAGTCTCCGAACAGTGAAGTTCCCGGACCGGACGAGAAAGGGAGCGTCTGAGCCCCCGCAGTGGTTGCGAGAACAAGACTGAGCAGCAAAAAGACGACACCCCCCCACATACGACAACAGTTGCACATGCTACCCTCCTGAACATCCACACGCCAATGAGACCGTTGGGAAAACGTACAACCCGGCAACCCCTCCCAGGTTGCACCGGTAAACAGCAACAATCCAGTATCCTGGCCCGCACTTAAGATACCTAACGGGCCGCCTGTGGTCCTCCCGGCATTTCCCCCGGAATAATGCCGCTGTCTCCCCATTCTGCCCGTTTGGCACCCGTGAAGAGTGGAGGGATTGCTCCGCCGACCCTGAAAAGCTCGCCGTCGGAGTCCCACGCGGGCGTCCGCAGGCAAAACCGTCGTCACGTTGATGAAAAGGCCACTTTGTCCAGTCTCTGAGCCTACAACACCCTCCGTCACTCCGTCAACCATTTCTTCCACCGCGCTGTAACTCCTCAGTTACGGGTGGAATGTGAAGGGGCCTCGTTCTTTCTCACGATTTGTGGACGAATGGATTAGACAAGTGAGCCGCGTCGGGGGACGGAGCTTCTGTAAGGGCGGGGTGATGGCTATAGACAATTGTGCTCTGTGTTTGGAGAAGCAGCGCAGGATTGATGATCTCGAAGAGGCCCAACCCTCCCCGCGCGTAACTGAATGGTTACTATTCAACCTTTGGACCCGCCCATCCCGACCGATCGGAATATCATGCGCATTGCGCGAGGCTGTCCGAATTTCTCAAAAACCCGAATATGATGGAAATCGTGTCGCGATTCTACTGTCATCACATCCGGTTCAAGAGGAGCGGAAAGACCGTTAAACTGCTCCTACAGTCCCTGTCCTCTCTTGGAGATGATCGAGATGAGAGAAATAAAGTGCATGCCGGCCTCGCCCGTCGCGCACTGGAAATCACGCTTCCATGACGATTGCCGGCCTGCAAAGAATCATCCAGTTTACCCTTACCGGAAATGTTTATGCGGTAACTTGACTGTGCAAGCTTGGGTGTCTATCCTCAAAGTCAGAGGATATTATAAATCAACATTTTTACCGAAAGAAACAATTGTTTCTATTTTTTGAGCGACCAAAGAGAGAATTGATCGGCGGACATAACGGAAAGGAGGAAAATAAATTGGAACTGAGCCGCTATGAAGACAGGGTTGAAACTAAAATTCAAGAATGGAACGAGCGGATAGAGCAGTTGAAGATCGATGCGCAAGACGCCGGTTCTGAGAGAAGAAAGGCATGCGAGGAGGAAATCGAATCACTGATCGCCAACCGTGAAGCTGTCCGTCGCGGCCTCCTCCGACTGAGCGAAACCGGAGAGGAATTGTGCTCTTCATGTCCTGCGGAGCAGGCTCCTACGAAGGAAGGGCTGGGCGAGGAAGAGGGTTTACTGGAAAGGATCGTCTCTGAGCCCTACGACCCGATTAGATCGCCAAGGACCACTTACGGACGGGAAGACTGAGGCATATAAGCCGGCTCGATGCACACTTTTTTCTGCTGTGGCTCCAGGGGTCTCCTGTCCCGACGACAAAAGCACCTTTTGAAAGGAGGACCCGCAAGGTAAGGTCGTGGGAATTTTTTTGCCGCGTTCCTGGTTTTGTGGCAAAGTTGAATATAATGATTCTCAGAAGTAATTGCCGACACCTGCGATGAGACAGTGGGGACGGCCCCGCGTGCGGAACGCGGGGTTGCCCGTCCTTCATGCAGGGGTGAGCCGCCTGTCCCGACAATCCGTGGCCGGGCGGAGCGAGTTCCGGACAAGGCATTCAGCCAAGTCATCAGGGGGGAGAAAATACATTGTACAAAGATCTTTTTCGCCCCCCGGGGGGACGTCATGGACAAATGGACTGCGATCGAAGGTGCTCCGTATCCGTTGGGCGTCAGCTTTATTCAAGCTGAGAAAGCCTACAATTTTGCCCTTTACTCCAAACACGCCACCGGACTGATCCTCAATTTATACTCCGAGGACGATTCGGCGACTCCGGTGTTCATCCACCGCTTCAATTACTTGAGGAACAAGTCAGGCCGTGTCTGGCATTGCCGCATCCCGGCCGAGGTCGTGGACCAAGCCCTTTATTACGCATACCAGGTGGAAGGTCCGTTTGATCTGGCTGAAGGCCATCGCTTTGACGCGTCCAAAGTCCTGCTCGACCCATACGCCCGCGCAATATGTTTTCCACGTGCCTTCTCTCGGGAAGCGGCTATCGGTCCGGGGTCCAACGCGGGCAAAGCCCCACTAGGTGTGATCCGTTGCCCCGAGAAGCCGTTTGACTGGACGGGCGATCATAAGCCGATGCACACCAGCGACACGATCATCTATGAACTGCACGTTCGGGGCTTCACGCGCCGAGCCAACTCCGGGGTCGATCCCGACAAGCGAGGGACCTTCGCCGCGCTGGCCCTGAAGATCCCTTACCTTAAAGAGTTGGGTGTGACCGTGGTGGAACTTATGCCGGTGTTCCAGTTCGACCCTCAGGAGGGCAACTTTTGGGGTTATATGCCGATGAGCTTCTTTGCGCTTCATCAGGCGTATTCCGGGCGCAAGGACTTCTCCGAACAGCTCGACGAGTTCAAAGCAATGGTCAAGGCCTTTCATCAGGCGGACATCGAGGTTGTCCTGGACGTGGTGTTCAATCATACGGGTGAAGGCAAGGAAGACGGGCCGACGTATGGTTTTCGAGGCATTGACAACACCACGTACTACCTGCTGGAGGCAGATCGCAGCCGATATCGCAATGACGCGGGCACGGGCAATGTGCTGCACACCGCGAACCGTTATGTGCGCACCATGATCCTCGACAGCCTGCGCTACTGGGTTAAAGAGACCCATGTGGACGGTTTCCGTTTCGATCTTGCGACCATCTTCACCCGAAATAGCGACGGCTCCATCAACCTGGCCGACCCGCCGATTGTTTCAGCAATCCGCACTGACCCCGACCTTGCCAAGGTCCTTCTAATTGCTGAAGCGTGGGACGTTTCCTCTTATCAGCTCGGGCGAAACTTCCCGGGCTCCATGTGGTTTCAGTGGAACGGACAGTATCGGGATGACGCGCGCTCGTTTGTAAGGGGGGACTCGGGGCAAGTCGGCCGTTTGATGCAACGGCTTTACGGAAGTGACGACCTGTTTCCCGATTCCTTGATTGAGGCTTATCGCCCATTCCAAAGCGTGAACTATATCACCTCCCACGACGGATTTTGCCTCTATGACCTCGCTGCGTACGATAAGAAGCGCAACTGGGCCAATGGCCATCAAAATATGGATGGCACAGACAATGACCTGTCCTGGAATTGTGGCTGGGAAGGCGACGAAGGCCTGCTCCCGGCGGTGGCCGCGCTTCGGCGGCGGCAAGTGAAGAATTTCTTTTGCCTGTTGATGCTTTCCAACGGCACACCGATGTTCTGTGCGGGCGATGAATTTATGAATACGCAGTTGGGAAATAACAACCCGTACAACCAGGACAACGAGACCACCTGGCTCAACTGGGATTTGCTGGAAAGGAACAAGGACGTATTCCGCTTCTTCAAGCTCATGATCGCTTTTCGAAAAGCCCATCCGTCGCTGGGGCGCAGTCGCTTCTGGAGAGATGACATCAGGTGGTTCGGCGTAGGCCCCGAAGTTGACTGGTCTTCCCAGTCCCGCAGCATGGCCTTCTTCCTGAACGGAGAGTCGCAGAAGGATCAAGGCATCTATGTAATGATCAACTCTTCCTCGGAGGAACTCGAATTCGCTATTCAGAAGGGCACAAATTGGCGCCGCGTGGTAGATACGGCCCTGGACGGCCCTCACGACATCGCGGAGGCAGGGCAAGAAGAACCGCTGACTAGCCTCACTTACCGCGTGAAGCCCAGGTCAGTGGTTGTGTTGTTGGGTAAACCCGCCTGATAGGACTACGTGCTCTGCAACTGGAAAACCGTGACCTCGGGACGGACGTTAAAACGCACGTGCAGAAGGTGGCCCACGCCTCGGCTGATGTACATTCGGCGACCTCCGCTGAGGGCGAACTCCCCGGCAATATAACGTCGGTTGCGGCACGGCAATAGCGGCGGCCGAAAAAACGGCGGTTTGCACTGGCCCCCGTGTGTGTGGCCCGAGAGGATCCATCCCTCGTAACCGTCCCAGACCGGCAGATCAACCGTATCCGGATTATGACTCAGCACCAGTGCGGGTGATGCAGATTTCAGGAGGGCTGCCGCCCGCTCTTTGTCGAAACGCTTAGCCAGCAGGTCGTCCAGCCCTACGATCCGGAGCCCTTCGATCTCATGAATTTGATTGCGGAGCACAGTTATGCCGAAATCCGAGACAATATCGACTGCCTTTGCCGCGACCTCCGGGTGTGACCAATTAGGACCGTAATCGTGGTTCCCGAGAGTGGCCACCGTTGCCAGACGTCCCATTGGGAAATGCCGATAGACCGACTCCATCCTCTTGAAGGCTCCCGTATAATATGACATCAGGTCGCCCGTCACCACAACGATGTCCGGCCGAAGCGCGGCCACCCGCTGAAATGTGGCTGTCACGTACTCATCGTTTACTCCTCCCACGTGGATGTCGCTCAGGTGGGCCAGTGTTCGTCCCTGCAACGAACGCGGCAGTCCTCGAATCGGCAACGAACGGTGCACGAACTCCACCCAATGGGGCTCTATCTCGAAGGTATATATCCCGACACCTGCACCAGCAGCCAACGTGGCCCCCGAAGCCCAAAGAAATTCACGCCGTGTAAGCAATGAAACCTCTCTTTCGTGCCGCCTAACGGCAAAGCCGATCTGCCGAGTGCTTTAAGGAGCGGAGCACCCGATTAAGGTCAGCAATAGTCTCGCAAGATATGCCTCAGTATAATCACCTGGGGAGAAGCAGGCTCATCTTTGTGATTTTCACAACGTGCACTTACACTTTCGCAATACACTTGATTTCAACCATAAACTCGGGGAGCGCCAGTTGCTGGATTTGCACGAGAGTGCTCGCCACCACCGGCTCGCCTCCAAAGACCTCCTCCCGACACTTCGCCCTTGCGGCAGACGCTGCACGAATATCTGTTACAAAGAGCACCTCGTCCACGACGTTGTCGATGGTTGCGCCATACTGTTTGAGCAACTTCTGGACGTTAGCATAGGCTTGGAGCATCTGAACGTTCATATCT
This sequence is a window from Desulfomonile tiedjei. Protein-coding genes within it:
- a CDS encoding glycogen-debranching protein — its product is MDKWTAIEGAPYPLGVSFIQAEKAYNFALYSKHATGLILNLYSEDDSATPVFIHRFNYLRNKSGRVWHCRIPAEVVDQALYYAYQVEGPFDLAEGHRFDASKVLLDPYARAICFPRAFSREAAIGPGSNAGKAPLGVIRCPEKPFDWTGDHKPMHTSDTIIYELHVRGFTRRANSGVDPDKRGTFAALALKIPYLKELGVTVVELMPVFQFDPQEGNFWGYMPMSFFALHQAYSGRKDFSEQLDEFKAMVKAFHQADIEVVLDVVFNHTGEGKEDGPTYGFRGIDNTTYYLLEADRSRYRNDAGTGNVLHTANRYVRTMILDSLRYWVKETHVDGFRFDLATIFTRNSDGSINLADPPIVSAIRTDPDLAKVLLIAEAWDVSSYQLGRNFPGSMWFQWNGQYRDDARSFVRGDSGQVGRLMQRLYGSDDLFPDSLIEAYRPFQSVNYITSHDGFCLYDLAAYDKKRNWANGHQNMDGTDNDLSWNCGWEGDEGLLPAVAALRRRQVKNFFCLLMLSNGTPMFCAGDEFMNTQLGNNNPYNQDNETTWLNWDLLERNKDVFRFFKLMIAFRKAHPSLGRSRFWRDDIRWFGVGPEVDWSSQSRSMAFFLNGESQKDQGIYVMINSSSEELEFAIQKGTNWRRVVDTALDGPHDIAEAGQEEPLTSLTYRVKPRSVVVLLGKPA
- a CDS encoding metallophosphoesterase, with protein sequence MGFAVRRHEREVSLLTRREFLWASGATLAAGAGVGIYTFEIEPHWVEFVHRSLPIRGLPRSLQGRTLAHLSDIHVGGVNDEYVTATFQRVAALRPDIVVVTGDLMSYYTGAFKRMESVYRHFPMGRLATVATLGNHDYGPNWSHPEVAAKAVDIVSDFGITVLRNQIHEIEGLRIVGLDDLLAKRFDKERAAALLKSASPALVLSHNPDTVDLPVWDGYEGWILSGHTHGGQCKPPFFRPPLLPCRNRRYIAGEFALSGGRRMYISRGVGHLLHVRFNVRPEVTVFQLQST
- a CDS encoding RidA family protein, translated to MAISKESKGLGMPWEKEYGYSQAVKVGDTIYLSGQVSHDDKGNIVGPGDMNVQMLQAYANVQKLLKQYGATIDNVVDEVLFVTDIRAASAARAKCREEVFGGEPVVASTLVQIQQLALPEFMVEIKCIAKV